In the genome of Brienomyrus brachyistius isolate T26 chromosome 17, BBRACH_0.4, whole genome shotgun sequence, one region contains:
- the LOC125712127 gene encoding protein Atg16l2-like isoform X2 has product MADPWKHHIIHQLKLRDRTQKIMFQEVIRSYVRLLERSNQRILIAQGMLGSAARVPSYTSKESIVSEHEDKVKDLKKTSGELAYKVVELQQEITIKASILDEQYTKMSELKKQLEAAECKFGELQAQVVEVQDGNSRLKQEYDALLRQHHAMDEKYREEKMRGTELLEDMIRQKQLAAARMNSRNEKRVRARVAGIQKTAAKEKVQECVDPCDTLPTATPPPKAKMDEQPKKSHPRPFSKKRRGNSVCSLEEDFCAPMRVCLAARVPCRSLHVLDAHELGINAVRFSSSSNLLATGGTDRVIKLWDISAGTLQNRGILDGSNEGITSIEFDPTGTKILAASYDKSALFWRLDSCSPKFTLTGHSRKVTAAKFKCSLRQVVTGSADRTVKVWDLQRVACIQTIEVISYCSDVVCTEYFIISGHYDGKIRFWDSRAASCTQEIPLQGRVTSMDLCPDHRQLLSCSRDESLQVVDIRMSSSRRSFRADGFKCGSDTTKAIFSPDGSYLAAGSADGAVYIWNANTGNLETCLPDKHNSSINAVSWSVSGEYVVSVDKSRRAVLWSDI; this is encoded by the exons ATGGCCGATCCGTGGAAACATCACATCATCCATCAACTAAAACTTCGGGACAGGACTCAGAAGATCATGTTTCAGGAGGTCATACGGTCAT ATGTCAGACTGCTAGAGAGGTCCAATCAAAGGATCTTGATCGCACAAGGCATGTTGGGGTCTGCAGCAAG GGTGCCTTCGTATACCTCAAAAGAGTCGATAGTTTCTGAACATGAGGATAAAGTAAAGGACCTGAAAAAAACAAGTGGGGAG TTGGCCTACAAGGTTGTGGAACTCCAGCAGGAGATCACAATCAAAGCCTCCATCCTGGATGAGCAGTACACCAA GATGAGTGAGCTAAAGAAGCAGCTGGAGGCTGCAGAGTGCAAGTTTGGCGAGCTGCAGGCCCAGGTGGTGGAGGTGCAAGACGGGAACAGCCGGCTGAAGCAGGAGTACGACGCCCTGCTGAGGCAGCACCACGCCATGGACGAGAAGTACCGCGAGGAGAAAATGCGAGGCACCGAGCTGCTGGAGGACATGATCCGGCAGAAGCAGCTGGCCGCCGCCAGGATGAACAGCAGGAACGAGAAGAGAGTCCG TGCAAGAGTGGCTGGAATCCAGAAGACAGCAGCCAAAGAGAAAGTGCAGGAGTGTGT CGACCCTTGTGACACCCTGCCAACAGCAACACCGCCCCCTAAGGCTAAGATGGATGAGCAGCCGAAGAAAAGCCATCCAAGGCCCTTTAG TAAGAAGAGGCGCGGTAACTCAGTCTGCAGTCTGGAGGAGGACTTCTGTGCCCCCATGAGAGTTTGTTTGGCGGCAAGAGTACCTTGCAGGTCCTTACACGTGCTG GATGCACATGAACTGGGCATTAATGCTGTGCGATTCAGCTCCAGCTCTAACTTGTTGGCAACGGGGGGCACAGACAGAGTTATCAAACTCTGGGACATCAGTGCAG GAACGTTACAGAACCGAGGAATACTAGATGGCAGTAATGAGGGAATAACCAGTATCGAGTTTGACCCAACT ggGACCAAAATTCTAGCGGCATCATACGACAaatctgccctcttctggaggCTGGATAGTTGCTCACCCAAG TTCACTCTGACGGGCCATTCGCGCAAGGTCACAGCCGCCAAGTTCAAGTGCAGCCTGCGGCAGGTGGTTACGGGCAGCGCCGACAGGACCGTGAAGGTGTGGGACCTCCAGCGGGTTGCCT GCATACAGACCATCGAGGTTATATCCTACTGCAGTGACGTGGTCTGCACAGAGTACTTCATCATCAGTGGGCATTACGACGGGAAAATCCGCTTCTGGGACAGCAG GGCGGCCAGCTGCACCCAGGAGATCCCATTGCAGGGCAGGGTTACCTCCATGGACCTCTGCCCTGACCACAGGCAGCTgctcagctgctccagggatgaGAGCCTGCAGGTGGTGGACATCAGGATGAGCAGCTCGAGGAGGTCGTTCAG GGCCGATGGGTTTAAGTGCGGCTCCGATACCACTAAAGCGATATTCAG CCCAGATGGGAGCTATCTGGCGGCCGGTTCGGCAGATGGGGCGGTCTACATCTGGAATGCGAACACTGGGAACCTGGAGACATGTCTTCCTGACAAGCACAA CTCCTCCATCAACGCCGTATCCTGGTCAGTCTCCGGGGAGTACGTGGTGAGCGTGGACAAAAGTCGACGGGCGGTCCTGTGGAGCGATATCTGA
- the LOC125712127 gene encoding protein Atg16l2-like isoform X1 produces MADPWKHHIIHQLKLRDRTQKIMFQEVIRSYVRLLERSNQRILIAQGMLGSAARVPSYTSKESIVSEHEDKVKDLKKTSGELAYKVVELQQEITIKASILDEQYTKMSELKKQLEAAECKFGELQAQVVEVQDGNSRLKQEYDALLRQHHAMDEKYREEKMRGTELLEDMIRQKQLAAARMNSRNEKRVRARVAGIQKTAAKEKVQECVDPCDTLPTATPPPKAKMDEQPKKSHPRPFRSASASSPRIFDSIKELFDKKRRGNSVCSLEEDFCAPMRVCLAARVPCRSLHVLDAHELGINAVRFSSSSNLLATGGTDRVIKLWDISAGTLQNRGILDGSNEGITSIEFDPTGTKILAASYDKSALFWRLDSCSPKFTLTGHSRKVTAAKFKCSLRQVVTGSADRTVKVWDLQRVACIQTIEVISYCSDVVCTEYFIISGHYDGKIRFWDSRAASCTQEIPLQGRVTSMDLCPDHRQLLSCSRDESLQVVDIRMSSSRRSFRADGFKCGSDTTKAIFSPDGSYLAAGSADGAVYIWNANTGNLETCLPDKHNSSINAVSWSVSGEYVVSVDKSRRAVLWSDI; encoded by the exons ATGGCCGATCCGTGGAAACATCACATCATCCATCAACTAAAACTTCGGGACAGGACTCAGAAGATCATGTTTCAGGAGGTCATACGGTCAT ATGTCAGACTGCTAGAGAGGTCCAATCAAAGGATCTTGATCGCACAAGGCATGTTGGGGTCTGCAGCAAG GGTGCCTTCGTATACCTCAAAAGAGTCGATAGTTTCTGAACATGAGGATAAAGTAAAGGACCTGAAAAAAACAAGTGGGGAG TTGGCCTACAAGGTTGTGGAACTCCAGCAGGAGATCACAATCAAAGCCTCCATCCTGGATGAGCAGTACACCAA GATGAGTGAGCTAAAGAAGCAGCTGGAGGCTGCAGAGTGCAAGTTTGGCGAGCTGCAGGCCCAGGTGGTGGAGGTGCAAGACGGGAACAGCCGGCTGAAGCAGGAGTACGACGCCCTGCTGAGGCAGCACCACGCCATGGACGAGAAGTACCGCGAGGAGAAAATGCGAGGCACCGAGCTGCTGGAGGACATGATCCGGCAGAAGCAGCTGGCCGCCGCCAGGATGAACAGCAGGAACGAGAAGAGAGTCCG TGCAAGAGTGGCTGGAATCCAGAAGACAGCAGCCAAAGAGAAAGTGCAGGAGTGTGT CGACCCTTGTGACACCCTGCCAACAGCAACACCGCCCCCTAAGGCTAAGATGGATGAGCAGCCGAAGAAAAGCCATCCAAGGCCCTTTAG GTCCGCCTCAGCCTCGTCACCTCGGATTTTCGATTCTATCAAAGAACTCTTTGA TAAGAAGAGGCGCGGTAACTCAGTCTGCAGTCTGGAGGAGGACTTCTGTGCCCCCATGAGAGTTTGTTTGGCGGCAAGAGTACCTTGCAGGTCCTTACACGTGCTG GATGCACATGAACTGGGCATTAATGCTGTGCGATTCAGCTCCAGCTCTAACTTGTTGGCAACGGGGGGCACAGACAGAGTTATCAAACTCTGGGACATCAGTGCAG GAACGTTACAGAACCGAGGAATACTAGATGGCAGTAATGAGGGAATAACCAGTATCGAGTTTGACCCAACT ggGACCAAAATTCTAGCGGCATCATACGACAaatctgccctcttctggaggCTGGATAGTTGCTCACCCAAG TTCACTCTGACGGGCCATTCGCGCAAGGTCACAGCCGCCAAGTTCAAGTGCAGCCTGCGGCAGGTGGTTACGGGCAGCGCCGACAGGACCGTGAAGGTGTGGGACCTCCAGCGGGTTGCCT GCATACAGACCATCGAGGTTATATCCTACTGCAGTGACGTGGTCTGCACAGAGTACTTCATCATCAGTGGGCATTACGACGGGAAAATCCGCTTCTGGGACAGCAG GGCGGCCAGCTGCACCCAGGAGATCCCATTGCAGGGCAGGGTTACCTCCATGGACCTCTGCCCTGACCACAGGCAGCTgctcagctgctccagggatgaGAGCCTGCAGGTGGTGGACATCAGGATGAGCAGCTCGAGGAGGTCGTTCAG GGCCGATGGGTTTAAGTGCGGCTCCGATACCACTAAAGCGATATTCAG CCCAGATGGGAGCTATCTGGCGGCCGGTTCGGCAGATGGGGCGGTCTACATCTGGAATGCGAACACTGGGAACCTGGAGACATGTCTTCCTGACAAGCACAA CTCCTCCATCAACGCCGTATCCTGGTCAGTCTCCGGGGAGTACGTGGTGAGCGTGGACAAAAGTCGACGGGCGGTCCTGTGGAGCGATATCTGA